A region of Falsibacillus albus DNA encodes the following proteins:
- the metX gene encoding homoserine O-acetyltransferase MetX, with amino-acid sequence MELFSLDHEVESGQVSLEAIQLESGDILEDIKVAYERAGNLNRPVILVCHALTGNQHAAGKGGDPGWWSGLIGEQKTIDLQEWQVISMNVLGGCHGTTGPTSIDPRTQESYRTDFPFITIRDMAKVHHAALKELGIHQIHAAIGGSLGGMQVLELGIMYPDFVRHLFPLAVTPFLSDYGIAFNAIGRKAIINDPLWQGGNYDPSEPPRDGLSTARMVGMVTYRTSASFNDRFNRVKKEEGTTHNGKDFDVESYLHYQGEKLTKRFDANSYLYLLKAMDSHDIGRRRGGWKEVLKHIKADVTVIGYKGDLLYPPEMMKEMAEALPSASFHEVDTTYGHDGFLVEFEKWGSIIKEGLYDD; translated from the coding sequence ATGGAATTATTTAGTCTCGATCATGAAGTAGAGAGCGGCCAAGTCAGCTTGGAAGCAATTCAGTTGGAATCCGGAGACATTCTGGAAGATATTAAAGTTGCTTATGAGCGTGCGGGAAACCTAAATCGACCGGTCATCCTTGTATGCCATGCGTTGACCGGCAATCAGCATGCTGCAGGAAAAGGGGGCGATCCAGGATGGTGGTCTGGCTTAATCGGTGAACAAAAGACAATCGATCTTCAAGAATGGCAGGTCATCAGCATGAATGTGCTGGGCGGTTGCCACGGAACGACAGGGCCGACGAGCATCGATCCCCGGACCCAAGAGTCATACCGCACCGATTTTCCATTCATTACGATCAGGGATATGGCCAAGGTTCATCACGCCGCATTGAAGGAGCTCGGCATCCATCAAATACATGCTGCAATCGGTGGTTCACTCGGCGGTATGCAAGTACTGGAGCTTGGCATCATGTACCCGGATTTTGTCCGTCATTTGTTCCCGCTGGCAGTCACGCCGTTTCTCTCCGATTATGGTATTGCCTTTAATGCAATTGGCAGGAAGGCAATTATTAATGATCCTTTATGGCAGGGCGGAAATTATGATCCAAGCGAACCTCCGCGTGATGGCCTGAGTACGGCAAGAATGGTCGGGATGGTTACCTACAGGACCTCGGCATCGTTTAACGATCGATTCAACAGAGTGAAGAAGGAAGAAGGCACAACGCATAACGGAAAAGACTTTGATGTGGAAAGCTACCTCCACTATCAAGGCGAAAAGCTGACTAAACGCTTTGATGCGAATAGCTATTTATATTTGCTGAAAGCCATGGATAGCCACGATATCGGAAGAAGACGAGGCGGGTGGAAGGAAGTGCTGAAGCATATCAAAGCCGATGTGACTGTAATTGGATACAAGGGCGACCTTCTTTATCCGCCCGAGATGATGAAGGAAATGGCAGAAGCGCTGCCATCCGCTTCGTTCCATGAAGTCGATACAACATATGGGCACGATGGTTTTTTAGTTGAATTTGAGAAATGGGGATCCATCATCAAGGAGGGATTATATGACGATTAA